The DNA segment AATTGGGTCACGGCAGTGTCGACGACGAGTCACACCCTCGAGAGTTGGCAGCCCTGTGCGGACTGCGGGTGATTGCAGTGGCGGCAGGTGGTTGGCACTCCTGCTGTATCACTGAACAGCGCGATCTCTACGCTTGGGGATGGAACGCCAGTGGCCAGCTTGGATTTGCCGGTTAGTGCAGGGTTCGATACCCAAGGAGGGTGGctgttttttcttgttgattACTACATAAGTATTTATTTGGGTGTAAGATTTTTCTGCGCAGAGGCTCCATTACTTATTATCATTGCCATTTGTTACGTGAAGCCACAAATCTGAGcagagctcaagtggcatgtaGCATGTCATGAACATTCTTCTATGCAAAGTGTATAATTGCATTTGTATTAATTCAAAGTGTAAAGGCACTGAAACATTCCTCCCTAGTAAAGGGACACGcttttacatttttgtaattgaattcaaaaatagCATATGACTGCCACATAATCTTATTCTTTCAGGCAGACAATTGAAGAGCCTGATTCCCTAATAATATGGCCCTTTTTCCAAAAGTGTCAGTTTGTGAGCCGGATACTAATATACAGCTGAACTCTTTGCTCTTGTGCTATAATCATGACAAActagatttatttcaaatatctcTGAATTTTTGaagacaaaatttacagtctcaAGGAAGTGCAATGCTGAGACCGTGAGAAACctatattttctaaaaatgggCATCATGAATTAGATGGCCGCAAGCCCTCCAAAACAGGAACAGCTTTCTTTTGCATCTtaaatattgtatataagttaCTCTTACTATTCCCCCAAACGAAGATGCTGTAGCGTATTAGGGCTAAAAAATATCCATGATACATCTTCTGGGCTGTCTTTATAGTTGATGCAGTTCTCACAGTTCTCAGTGCAAAAAGTGCATGATAGAGCTGTTTTATAAGTTATCTCAAGTGTTTAtcccatttcatatttttttgcaaATCCACTCCAATAAAACTAGTTACCTCATAGAGGGACAGGCACTCCCTCCCAATTGTAACATTGAGGTTTGAAGGTTCAGTATGATGTCCCGTCACGGTAAACCAGATAAAGTTGGATTTAGTCATATTCAACTTCAATGCATTATGACCAAATTGTTGAGTTGATGCAAAGCCTCTTCAGCCCTAATCATAAAATGGCTGTCATCCTTATCAGTAACCAGAACCGTTGTATCTTTAGCATATAAAATGAGCTTGCCATCTGTATTATTTGGCAGatcgtttataaataaatagaaaagagTCGGTCCAAGCACAGAGCCCTGTGGCACACCTTGCTTTACTGATTTCCATGCTGAAAATACCAGTGAATTCCTATCACTCAACTTAACTGAATGATATCTATTTTCCAAATAGGACAAGAAAAATTTCTTTGCACTACCAACAAATCCATAGAATCCAAGCTTATTCAACAATAGCTCATGGTCTACCATGTCAAATGCTCTGGATAAATCGCAGAAAAGCCCTAAAGCCTTCCGCGATCCATCCAGAGCATCCAACAATCCCCTCCTAAATCCAAACTgtttgttatgaaaaatgttattctcaATTATATGGTTCTATTTACACAGTTTGTATTCCGATGTTTGATGTCAAGGCCATTCCATTCCACTAGAGATTAATAAAGAAATAGCAACTGAAACTAGaatctcaattttcaatttatattgtttttggtACCTAGTTATTCGAGATCCTGGAATTATTCACTTCTCCAGTCTGTAAGCAATTATTATCCATCTCCACAATCAAAGGTATTTGTTGTGCTAATTAATTGAGAGTTTTCTCGAATTTATGTTATGGTCGTTTCATTTAAAACTCTAGTTTCCTTTCTTATGAATCCAGGCTcataaatgatttttcattataaatttagTAGAAAGATTCTGTTGAAATTGTGCTTTGTcattaaataaacaaattaGTAAATTGAAAATGTGATAACTTGATAAAACTCGTGGATTAATCAATCTCGAATATGAAAGTCTGTTCCTTCAATAGTTTGTTCAAATTATGTTTAAAATTAACTGGATACTCACATCAAGGATTATCCTACTATAGTTGGCCGAACGAAAATGGGTCTCTCAAGGccactgcaatgttgccactgTTGCCCACCCCTCACTCGACCAGTCAATATACATTGACTATATTTCGTTTCGTCGTTGAATGGCACGTTCCTTCTTTTTCCATACAATAACCCATTCTATACTTTGTTTCAGATGACCATAGCAATCTcctcaaaacaatattataaatattcattccATTGAGCCTAATGTCTAGTAAATAGGAATAGGAACTAAGaaagattttctttttaatattcACCAAAATATCGTTCTATATTGAAGCATTTCTGCTATCATATTGTCTCAAGAGATTTCTCAGCTCTATCATACTGTTAATGAATTCTTGAATTGAAGATTCTTCTGGTAGGTATCCTGATGGGcaaaattttctattcaatatttcGGCTGGGATGTCCAAAAAcgttaaattttttattcctctataataaaatacaaatctgATATTGTTTGTAGACaataccaaagttattaaatcAATGCATGATAAATTAGCCATTATTCCAAAGAAATAGCCAATTCCAATTGTTAAATATTGTTTATCATCTGCACagttatcaataatattcaacaactgtccaaatttattgataaaatcacTATCTTCTATCattaaatacaaattgacaattttcaatGTCGCATCAAATTTCGTAGATAAGTCAATCTGCTTACTCTGCAAAACCATGGTCGTTAAGCCTTCCTTTTTATAATAGTAGAGATGTCTTTTGAAATGTTTACTTTTCCTTTTTGAAGACGAATAAACGAAATTTTTAGGTCAGTGTATTCACCAAAATTATAAACTAGAGATGTCCTACTTTTTGATGTTTGCTGAACTCTATTCGTTCTAGCTAATGAATCTAGAACGTGATTAATATCTATTGAAATATcacaattttcactttttagaGTCTTATTATTAACTTTTCTTTCAAACAATCCCATAATTCGTTTTTTTGAATAAGTTGTTGCAATGCTTTCTGGTTACTGGGCCATTTTGGATCGCCGACTTTATGACCTGTTGGCTTCTTAAGTTTCAAGAAATTGTGACAAACTGGTTGCTTGGTCGTGTTGGGGCAGTTTTTAATACTATGACCCTCTTCAGCAAAATGTCCACATATATCTTTCTCTTTTTTGCAGAATTTTGTCACTGGCCGAAAGCTCTGACATTTGAAACATATCTGAACAGAAATAAAATCATTAAGTCTACATGATGTTAAATCTACAAAAACACGTTTCCTGTTAATTAAGACTCTTCTTATTTCAGGCTCGCACTCAAATATCAATGTACCACTTCTTTATTCTTAGGTCCTACTTTGAAAAGAGGTTTACACCCCTTGAGGAACTGGGATTTTTTCAAGTCGGAATCGCCAAAATTCTTATTTTATATCACTTTAGCAAGTTCTTCATTACTCAATTCCGTTGATACATCATAGATGATTACTCTAGGTTTCTTGTTGTGTGGTTCGCTTATTTTTAGGCTTTTTTACCTTTTTCCGATTTCACtattttcttcttatcttcttctgaGTTTAGCACTATCATTAATCTCCCTCCTCTTACATTCACAGTCTTTTTCACTCTGATGCTATCTTTCTCTTTCATAGTATTCCTAAGCACATTCCTAATGTACTTACTGTTCTCTACTTCATTTTCAACTGGTTTTAATGGCTGCAGCATCACAATATGCTCCTGGGGTTGCAGTTTCCTTATTCTAGGCCTATTCTCTTCTACATTGGTGGTTTTTGAGGCTCTTGGCAATTGAACTACATCCGCAAAAGTTGTTTTTTTCTCACTGGTTTTAATTGTTTCcactgttttattcaatttctttaaTGATTCCTGAATTCCGTTGTCAGAATTTCCTAAACTTGCCGCGAGCTGGGAGATAGTAATTGATCGTGATTACAATTTTACAGTAGTTTCCGAAAGCTTATTTGTAATTGTGATAATCCTGTCAAAATCTGCCCTCAAAACTTCCCTTCTTTCCTATTCGACTTCTACCCATTCATTTAGCTCCTTTTTAAAATcctttaaaactgcaaaattctttgaaaattcatcatgaaataacTTATACGTGGACTCCATAACACCTTTGTTTGTTGCTGAAGCTTCCTCCTTCCTTGTCCGGGTTGAAGCGTGATCCACTTGCTGGTTTGTAGATTCGTCCACTTGCTGGGTTGTAGACTGGTCCTCGTCCTGGGTTGTAAATAATTAGTCCGCTTCCTCGAACTCCGGAATCAATCCATATGGTGCCTTCACTGGTGATTTCGCGTTGTATGAATCACTAAAGCCAATCAGCATTGACCCACTTTCCaactaataaattcaattttactaTTTGACTAGTAGGCTCCTCCGCTGACTATGATGTTTACTCTACCGCTTCTtgattatgaattaataaataactgTAATTGAACGTGATACATAGGAGAAACGCAAGAGGAGGTTGATGGTAGGAGGAGAGTGACTTCAGTGCTTGCTGAGCCGTCAGTTGTCGATTGGCCTGGTGACTCCATCAATGTTAGCCAGGTTGCTTGTGGATCAAGGCATACCATCGCTCTGTTAGGTCAGttgttaaataatatattattcaatattctatatttatataatcaTCAGTTctatattcattcaatcattttattgaCCTTTATTTGCAAGATTTATcactgataaataattattgtcatatccattcatttattgtacaaaacactataatcaaaACTTATTATGACCATGAGATTATGaccctcccaaatttagataaattttattattcgaCAGTCGTCAATATAGAAAACTATAGATTACTAAAGCCTACTACAATATGTCAAAAACTGCATAGTTAACGTTGGAGCTAATGTTAGAAAAATTATCTTTTGATTTTATCAATTAGATAGTATGTTGGTTTTTGTGAATACTGTGAgtaatttttaacaatttaaaatCGACTTTTATCAAGTTATTCTTGAGTTTTTACTATGTTAAGAATTTGTCAATGAAATCTCCTGTCTGGAATCTCCTGAAATGTCCTGGAATCTCCATCTTATTAAGTAGTGTATTAatgaaataactattttattattgtttttcgtTAGCATTATTGGTTTTTGATCTGATTGTGTAGCCATATAGTGTATTCTTAATGAGTTTCTCTGATTGAGTAATCTGGAGACTGAGATCGCGATTACAATAAGCcttaatatttatgttattataCACTTATACTATACTATCTATGttgttatatttttactgtGTCGTACTGGGTATTGAATATTGATCTATGCCTGAAGATTGAAGACTAAATCCCACTTATAGATTCCCAAATATCGGTAACAGTGTTCGCGTCCGGTTCTCCTCATGAGTTCTAATGtgactattcccactcagcgGCGATGTTGATTTTTAGCTAGATAGTTGAGggaaatttaatgtattcatgCGTTTATGATTTTGTCTGCTAGATGACTGCTCGGTATGGGGCTGCGGGTGGAATCGATACCATCAAGTGTGTGCAACACTTCCTCAAACAATATTCGGCATGACGCGGTTGGCAGTGCCGCCAAATTTAAAAGTCAACAGAATTATTTGTGGCGAATGGAACACTGCATTTGTTGCTGAATCAAACCAGTCACCACCTGTTGTGGAATAATGTAAGTTGACAactacaaaattatcattttaattttctgttttgaaTTAATGTATCTCATTTCTATAAAGTTATTAAATCTGAGTGTCAACTGATAGCAGTTGCTTCTTCCAATTAAGTTTTCAGTGGCGAAAGAAGAATCACAAAGAATCGTTTTGATAACCTTCTTCTCGTGCCTGTGCagattgaaaacaatgaaaatagatTGCTGCAGTGCACTCTCAAGGTAgccgcacacagatcgtcatcggacggatcggaagattagatttgatgcattgttttcaattggagtgcgcatacctttCCGCATCGTAGATCGGAAATGCCGTGAGGAATTCCGAGAGGAGCATTGAAGCCGACGGCTCCGATCGGATTGAATGATTCACcggcatttatttattctcttgtatATTCTGTAGagtgtagaaataaatatttgataggGTTTTATAGATACTaaagtttatttaattgttaTTAAATATGTCCTAAATCAGTATCAAAACTAACTATGTCCTTAACATAATAATGTATCAGAATACAGTAGAGTAAAATATCAGCTATTAATATACTGTAACACATAAATGTAGTATAATATTtgtttgtaatttatatttagtatattataatattagaatgaatagaatttcataatctcaCAAAAAAGAACATACGATATTATGCATAATGTCACTTAAGAGAGTGACTAGTTAGAAATTTTGACTAATGTCAATGCTAATTTATACGTCTTCAGAAGTTTTTAATCGAAATATAGAAAACCAGACATGAAATGATCAactaaaaaattttaaaatacgtTCCTTGAGCAGATTGCTAATCTCTGTTCAGGCTCAATCGCACGGCGATAAGTGCACATGGTGTTCAGTTtaactatataattatgttgtcTGAGGACATTCAATAAAGctcaaaaaactaaaaacttgcGACATGCGGAAGTATCTAAAAAATTTAACTTCGTCTTCAATTAAATCAGGAAACAGATGATTAAATTCTCCGTATTCTATCCCTTCTCTGATTAATTGTATGGATCCACATTTTTCGTTTTCTCTTCCTACGTCGCTATTTCTTCATCTTCGCTATTCCTTCATCTTCGGCTAACAAACAAGTAACAATTATAACTTCTTCTTcgcttcttcattttcttcattaacttcattttcaaaattcatttttcagttcCACTCAGACTGCCGATGAAGACGGATCATTTATCTTCTTGATAGCGATAGCGTGCCTACCTGCTCGATTTATTTCTATCCTCTATTGAAACTTCGTTCGCGTACAATATTAAACTTCAATTCAAAAACTTTTCTTCACTATTTTGTGATTCACTTTTCTTCATAATGGTGTGCGGAAATTGTAACACAGACTGTTCAAGTAATCAGGAAAGTATCAAGTGCTCAGTTTGTAAGGAATCATTTCATCCGTTATGCAGTCGCATTAAAACAGTTGATTACTTCAAGAAAATGAATGCAGACACTAAAAAATCGTGGAAGTATGATGAGTGTATAAGCAAACCGAAATCATTATGTCCAGAATCAGAATCTCAAGTTAGTGATTTATCGTTAATTCTCAAAGCAATCGAAGGCCTGAAAGAGGACAGTCCTGACATTCATACCAGTTTGAATAATATCACTATACGTTTAGATTCTCTTGATAATAGCATCGCTAGTGTGGATAAGAAGTTTGAGGCTTTAAAAGTCGATATTGATAGTATTAAAGAATCTCAAACTATTAGTGacaaagaaattaaaaaactgGAATCTGAAAATGAACAACTACGTTctacaattaataatttaaataataaagtcCTTGAGCTGGACCAGTATTCTCGTGTGCATAACATGTTGATCGAGGGGATACCCCATACACCCAATGAGAACCTGCTGTTCATGCTGAGTCGCTTATGCAAGGCTATTGGATTTATTTCGTAGtgagtttatattttatttggattttctcgtttttttttttttttttttttttgagcggGTGGTCTACGTTTTTCTTCTGACTCATTCGGTGAGATGGATGATCTCTCAGATGAATTAGCCAATTTAAGAAATGTTAATGCAAGAGCATATGAAGATATAGGTAATTTTGATTTCTTCTCAGAAGATGAGAATAATTtggaaaacataaatataattagAAGTTACAATAAACATATTGATGAGCTTTTTGTTATTTTGAGTAGTTATAGTaagaaatttgatattattgtattaacggAGACATGGATGGATGCTAAGGGTGTAACTGTGAGTATGGACGGGTATGATGTTattgtgaatgagaatagtcGTAATCAAAATGATGGTGTGATTGTGTATGTAAATAAATGCTTCGGTGTCAGTCGTGAGGAGGTAGATCTCTATGGTGCAACATGCCTTAAATTAGACATATCTTTCGGTGGTGAGAAGCTGTGCTTGCTCGCTGTGTATAGAAGTCCCTCGGCAGGGCTTGAGCCCTTCATAGAGAGTCTTGAATTATATTTGGCTAACAGAAGCAAAGATCGACCTCATTGGCTTATGGGCGATATAAATTGCTGCATACTTCCAGGAAACCAGGATCAGATGTCTCAGAGGTATCTCGATGTTATGTACGAGGAAGGTTTTGTGAGTTGCACTGATTTGCCTACTAGGGTAACTCCACAGACTGCTAGTTGTTTAGACCACATTTTCACAGATAGTAAGAACATAGATTCAGTAAGGTCT comes from the Nilaparvata lugens isolate BPH chromosome 1, ASM1435652v1, whole genome shotgun sequence genome and includes:
- the LOC111045927 gene encoding ultraviolet-B receptor UVR8 isoform X3; amino-acid sequence: MDFGEAYLVGHLDGKSNNILKLIPPDNGFIIEAACGINNIHLVSKNGKYWLFDKRARIWKNLNQILNVERPEKCEDKQIIVTKVACGTRINLAVDNLGSLFSVPSRLDLRVLVSAVACGKEHALILTTDSTVYSWGTGSRGQLGHGSVDDESHPRELAALCGLRVIAVAAGGWHSCCITEQRDLYAWGWNASGQLGFAGETQEEVDGRRRVTSVLAEPSVVDWPGDSINVSQVACGSRHTIALLDDCSVWGCGWNRYHQVCATLPQTIFGMTRLAVPPNLKVNRIICGEWNTAFVAESNQSPPVVE